The DNA segment ACGCAGATGACGCCGCGCGATCTCGGGCAACGGCTGATGATGGCGGGCAACTGGGACAGGAACGTGCCGCTGAAGCTCTTCTCTTGCAACACCGGACGCAGGCCCGACGTCATCGCGGCGCACCTCGCCTCGCAGTACCGGGTGAGCGTCTTCGCTCCGAGCGAGATCGTCTGGGGGCCTGGGCAGTACATTGCGCCGCCCATCGGGGTCCAGGATTCGAGCCGGCTGGTCCCGCAGCCGGGCGTCAGCTATTACCCGGATCTGTCGCGCGCCGGGAAATGGAACCTGTGGGCCGCGGGCGGATATCCGAGCCCCTACAATCATTATCCCGACATTCCGCCGCGCACGCCGCTGCCCTGAGCAGGCCGGTCGCTAACGTCCCGCGCGAATCCGCGCGCCGGCCTCGATCGCGAGTTTTTCCCACGTCGCGCGCTCCTCTTTCGCCGCGGCGAAGCGCGCTTGCCACGCGGCGTCCTCGGCCCGCTTCGCCTCCGGCGAGAGCCCGTACCGCGCGATGATCCGGAGCGCGCCCGGCGGATCGAGCCAGATTTCGGCGCACATCGAGGCGTACGCCTCGATCGAGAGGCGCGTGGAGGGCAAGCTCGGGTTTGGCCTGGCGAACGGCAGCACGGCCGAGAGGTTGATCGGGAGCGCGAGCGAGGTCTCGGCGAGCGCGCTCGCCGGCGGCGGACGGGGCGCCGGAGGAGCGACGGCAGGCGGTCTTTCCGCAGCCGGGAAAGGCAAGACGGGTTTCGGAGGGACAAACGCAGGCGCGGTGTCGCCGAGCGGGCGGGCCGGCGGCGGGGGGTTTGTCGGCCCGCTCTTCGCGAATGGCAAGACCCGCGGATCGACCTTGAATGTCAGGGCCGTCTGCGCGAGCGCCTTGGCCACGAACGGCAAGGCGGGCTTGTAGAGCTGCACGGCCGGCCTGGTCTGGCCGAGGGAAGGAGGCGCAGGGGGCTCGAGCGGCCTCGGCGGGACGGCTTCGGGCGCGGGCACCGGTTTCTTCGCGAAAGGCAAAACGGGTTTGTCGATCTGAAACGACATCCTCGTCTCGCCGAGCCCCTTCGGCGCCGGTCGCAGCAGGCTCGGGGGAAACGCAGGCGGCGGCGCGTCCTCCGGGGGCGCGGCGAACGGCAAGGCCGGACGATCGACGACGAAGCCGAGCGAGGTCGCCGCGAGCGGCGCCTTCTCCGGCGCCTCGACGGGGACAACGGGCCCGACCTCCACCTCCGGGACCTCGCCCGTGGGGCGTGCGAGCATCCCGAGCGCGTCCTTTTGCAACGAGCGGTCGGCGAGGATGCGCGCCTGCCACGAGGCGAGCAGATGAAACACGTCGCCCTCGGCGAGGCCTCGATCCGCGAGGAACACGAGCGGATCGGGCGCCTCGGTGAAGGCCCCGAAGAACACGAAGAAGGCGCGCACGTCGGTGTCGAGCGGGCGAACGGCTCGAACGACGTCTCGCTCGTCACGCATCGGCCCGCACCTCGATCGCGCGAAGCACGCGCCGCGCTCGGCCAGCAGGGAAACTCACGCGACCCACGATCTCCAGCCGGCGCTCGCCCGGCGAGACGATCACCGTGTCGATCGGGACGGGTCGCTCTTCGCGAGCGCCGTCGAAGCGCGCATGGACACGGGCCGCGAGCCGAGGGAGCTCGAGCACGAGCGGCGCGAGCGACATGCCGAGGACGCGGATCGGATCGCCGGGCGCGAGCCGCTCTTCGAACCAGAGTGACGGATGCGCCACGCACGAGAAGCGTGGATCGTGGTCCGCAGGCAGGATGGGCATGCGCGTCTTCTGCCAGGACGATCCACACGAGCCGACGTACTCGCGACGCGGCGACCAGTGCGGCGGGATCGCGCCGTACCCCATGGGCGGGTGCTCGTCGGATGCGGAGGCGTGCGGCCGCTCGGGATGTTCGATCTGCGGCGCGCGCTCGCCGATGAGATCCGACGCGCGACGCGCGACGCCGACGCCCGCGGGGTTCGCGAGCTCGACGACGGAGAGATCGTCGGAGGCGCCGCCGTACGCATTCTCGTACACGATCGGCACACGCTCGAACGGCGCCGCGGGGCCGACGACGACGCCGAGCACGCCGTCGTAGTACACGCGCGGTCCGTGCACGCGCAGCGGCGCGAGGCGCTTCTTCACCTGCACCACGACGTCCATCACCTTCACGGGCCGCGGCGCGATGGCGTCGCCCACGACGACGACGTCGGTGCCCGGCTTCTCGAGGCCGACGTCGCTCGGAAAGAGCAGGCTCGATCGCGGATCGTCGGGATCACGCGCGACGTCGGTCGTGCGCACCGGGCTCGGCTCCTCGGCCGGCCGGAGCTCACCACGCTCGCCCACGAGGAAGGTGGCCTTCACGATCGTGACGATCACGTCGCGCCCCTCGGGGTCGAGGAGAGGCACGGGCAACACCGCGTATCGAGTCTCGTTGACGACGCTCATCGCGAGGGCCCGATGCCATCCTACACGAGGGGCGCGGCGCAGGCCGACGGCTTTACGATCATGAAAGAGCGCAGTAGACCTGAAACCGATGGTCTCGTTGCCCGCGTCGCCGCTCGTGAAGACCGTGCTCGGCCCTCTCGGGGGTGATCCCCCGGCCCCGCGGATCGCCATGGCCTTCGCGACCTGGACGCTCGCGAGAGATCCGGACGTCGCACGAGAAGCCGCGGAGATCACGGACCGCTGCGTGCGCGGACTCTCGCTGCTCGACGTGCTCTGGCTCGAACGACATCGGCGCGAGGACCTGCCGTTCACGCCGCGCGGGGACGCCTGGAGGGCACTGCAGCCCGCGGACGTCACGCGATTCGAGGCCTTCGGCGACGCGGAGACGGCGCTGCTCTGCGTGCTCACGGCGCACCCGAACGGTCACGTCCGGCAAGCGAGCATCGAGCGCCTCTCGCTGCGGCGCGACGGCGTGGAGGTGCCGTTCCTGCTCGCTCGGCTGAACGACTGGGTGCGGCCCGTGCGCGCGGCCGCGAAGCTCACGGTACGCGCGTGGATCGCAGAGGCGCAGAAGGGCGACCTCGCCCGAGGTCGCGCGCTCCTCGGGAGCCTGCCGCTCTTCGATCGCCTGCGGGAGCTGGGGCGGGACGATCACGCCCCGATCTGCGCCGCCATCGAAGCGTTGCTCGAGCATCCAGCCTTCGCGCTGGTGCTCGACGAGGGCCTGGATGCCCCGCGCCGCGACGTGCGGTTTCGCTGTTTCATGAAGGCGCTCGAGCGTCCCGAGGCAGACGCGCGGCGGCTGCTCACGCGAGCGCTCGCCGATCGAGACGCGTCGATCCGACTGTGGGCCGCGCGGGCGGCGCCGAAGCGGCTCGCAGGGGACGAGCTCCGCGCGGTTGCGGAGACGATGCGGCGCGACGTATCGGCGCCGGTGCGGAACGAGGCGACGTTCGTGCTGGCGACGAAGATCGAGCCGCCCGATCGCGATGCGCTCGAGCAAGCGCTCCTGGATCCGAGCGCCTCCGTGCGATGGACGGCGCGCCACTACCTCGCCGAGCGCTGGAAGTTCGACGCGCGGGCCACCTACCTGCGGGCCCTCGACGCGATCGATCCCTCGATCCTCGCGGCCGCGATCGCGGGCCTCGCCGAGTGCAGCAGCCACGCGGACGACGCGGCGCACGCGCTCGCGCTGCTCGATCACCGGTCGGCCGCCGTGCGCAAAGCTGCGCTCGTCGCGCTCGACCGATGGGCGGGGGCCGCGCACGTGAAGGAGCTCTTCGCCGCGCTCGGGGACGAACGTCCGAGCGTCGCGCGTGAGGCCACGGGTTGCTTGAAGAAGCACGTTCATCATGTGGAGCTCACGTGGATCCAGGAGCTGCTTCGCAACGCGCCACGATCCCACACGCGCCGCATGGCCCTGCGGCTCGCGATGTACCGCGATCCGAGGCGACATCTCGACCTTCTGCTCGAAGCCATGCAGGACCCGGATGCAGCGATCGTGGAGGAGGCCAAAAGAAGCATCCAGAGCTGGGTCGGATGGGCACGCTGGACGAGGCCGGTGTTCGCTCCGGAGGAGCCGGAGCGCCTCGAGGACGCGGTGGAGAGGGTCAGGGCCGCGCTCGGCGACACGCTCGCGAACACGCTCGTGGAGATCCTTCGCAGCGCGTCGCGATAGGCGACACGCGCGCGGTCACGGGAGGATCTTCGCGTCCTTGATCGCGTCGAGCTTGGGGAAGTTCTCGTCGAGGTAGCGGTACCCTTCGCGCTGGATCTTGCTCGCGTTTGGCCCTTTGCCCTTGGGCGCGAGCTCGCCGTAGCCCTTGTAGAACGAGTCGACGACCTTCATGCCCTCGACGACCTGACCAAACGGCGCGAACCCCTGCGTGTCGAGCCGCGCCTGTTTGTCGACGTAGCTGATGAAGATCTGCGTGGTGCGGGTGTCCTTGCCGGCGTGCGCGAAGGTGACGAAGCCGCGGCGGTTGCTCTTCACCACGGGATCGTCGGGGAAATACGCGCGGTACCAGGCGCCGTTCACGGACGGCTCGGGGTGGATGCCGAACTGGACCATGAAGTCGTCGATCGCGCGGTGAAAGCGGACGCCGTCATAGAAACCGAGCTTCACGAGGTTGTAAAAACGGTCGGCCCCGTTCGGCGCCCAGGCGCGCGTCACCTGCACGACGAAGTCACCCTTCGTCGTGGAGAACTTCACCTTGAAGACGTCGGGCGCCTCCTCGATCGCCTTCTCGGGGTGGAAGAGGGGGTCGTTGCCGTCGCGCCCGCCCGCCGTGACCGCGGACGCGGAGGTCGCGGGGGCCGCAGAGGGAGATGCAGCCGCAGCGTTCGCCGGAGCGGCGGAGGGAGCGGGCCGGGGTGCGGGGGCGTCGTCCCGTGAGCACGCGACGAGGACGGCGAGGCTCGCGAGGAGGGAAAGGCGGCCGAGGAGGGACCGGCTCATGGGCGGCTAGCTTAACGCGCGCCGAGCAGACACCTACGAAAGAAGGAGCTCGCGCAGCGCGCCGAGGCCGATGGAGCCCGTGCCGAGCAGCTCGGCGTGGAACGTTTTGAGGTCGAACGAGGCGCCGCGGCGCGCCCGAAGCTCGTCGCGCACGCCGAGGATCACACGCTCACCGACCTTGTAGGCGATCGCCTGCCCCGGCCAGCCGAGGTAACGCGTCATCTCGGATGCCGCGTGATCCGGCTTGAAGCGCGCGATCCGCGTGATCATCTCGACACCGTACGCGTGATCGATCGGCGCGCCGGGCAGGAGGGGCGCGTCCGCAGGGGCCCGCAGGCCGAGGTGCGCGCCGATGTCGAGCACGACCCGGCACGCGCGCATCATCTGGCAGACGAGCATGCCGAGCAGGTAATCGGGTCGCTCGAAGAAGCCGAGCTCCGCCATGAGCCGCTCGGCGTAGAGGGCCCAGCCTTCCGCATAACCGGTCTGGTAATCACTCATGACCACGCGGTGCAGCCGAGAGAGCCGATGCAGCAGCGAGACTTGAACGCTGAGCTGCAAGTGGTGCCCCGGAAACCCCTCGTGGTAGGCCGTGCTGATCTCGCTGTAGAGCGGGATCTGGGCGCGCTCGCCGGGCGCGTACCAGATGGTCCCTGGCCGCGAAAAATCCTCGGAGGGCGGGATGTAATACGCGCCGAGGGTGCTGCCGGGCGGCGCGAGCTTC comes from the Polyangium spumosum genome and includes:
- a CDS encoding DUF2169 family type VI secretion system accessory protein, producing MSVVNETRYAVLPVPLLDPEGRDVIVTIVKATFLVGERGELRPAEEPSPVRTTDVARDPDDPRSSLLFPSDVGLEKPGTDVVVVGDAIAPRPVKVMDVVVQVKKRLAPLRVHGPRVYYDGVLGVVVGPAAPFERVPIVYENAYGGASDDLSVVELANPAGVGVARRASDLIGERAPQIEHPERPHASASDEHPPMGYGAIPPHWSPRREYVGSCGSSWQKTRMPILPADHDPRFSCVAHPSLWFEERLAPGDPIRVLGMSLAPLVLELPRLAARVHARFDGAREERPVPIDTVIVSPGERRLEIVGRVSFPAGRARRVLRAIEVRADA
- a CDS encoding peptidylprolyl isomerase, with amino-acid sequence MSRSLLGRLSLLASLAVLVACSRDDAPAPRPAPSAAPANAAAASPSAAPATSASAVTAGGRDGNDPLFHPEKAIEEAPDVFKVKFSTTKGDFVVQVTRAWAPNGADRFYNLVKLGFYDGVRFHRAIDDFMVQFGIHPEPSVNGAWYRAYFPDDPVVKSNRRGFVTFAHAGKDTRTTQIFISYVDKQARLDTQGFAPFGQVVEGMKVVDSFYKGYGELAPKGKGPNASKIQREGYRYLDENFPKLDAIKDAKILP
- a CDS encoding HEAT repeat domain-containing protein; this translates as MVSLPASPLVKTVLGPLGGDPPAPRIAMAFATWTLARDPDVAREAAEITDRCVRGLSLLDVLWLERHRREDLPFTPRGDAWRALQPADVTRFEAFGDAETALLCVLTAHPNGHVRQASIERLSLRRDGVEVPFLLARLNDWVRPVRAAAKLTVRAWIAEAQKGDLARGRALLGSLPLFDRLRELGRDDHAPICAAIEALLEHPAFALVLDEGLDAPRRDVRFRCFMKALERPEADARRLLTRALADRDASIRLWAARAAPKRLAGDELRAVAETMRRDVSAPVRNEATFVLATKIEPPDRDALEQALLDPSASVRWTARHYLAERWKFDARATYLRALDAIDPSILAAAIAGLAECSSHADDAAHALALLDHRSAAVRKAALVALDRWAGAAHVKELFAALGDERPSVAREATGCLKKHVHHVELTWIQELLRNAPRSHTRRMALRLAMYRDPRRHLDLLLEAMQDPDAAIVEEAKRSIQSWVGWARWTRPVFAPEEPERLEDAVERVRAALGDTLANTLVEILRSASR